Proteins encoded by one window of Corvus cornix cornix isolate S_Up_H32 chromosome 27, ASM73873v5, whole genome shotgun sequence:
- the TUBG1 gene encoding tubulin gamma-1 chain, giving the protein MPREIITLQLGQCGNQIGFEFWKQLCAEHGISPEGIVEEFATEGTDRKDVFFYQADDEHYIPRAVLLDLEPRVIHSILNSPYANLYNPENIYLSEHGGGAGNNWASGFSQGEKIHEDIFDIIDREADGSDSLEGFVLCHSIAGGTGSGLGSYLLERLNDRYPKKLVETYSVFPNQDEMSDVVVQPYNSLLTLKRLTQNADCVVVLDNTALNRIATDRLHIQNPSFSQINQLVSTIMSASTTTLRYPGYMNNDLIGLIASLIPTPRLHFLMTGYTPLTTDQSVASVRKTTVLDVMRRLLQPKNVMVSTGRDRQTNHCYIAILNIIQGEVDPTQVHKSLQRIRERKLANFIPWGPASIQVALSRKSPYLPSAHRVSGLMMANHTNISSLFERTCRQYDKLRKREAFLEQFRKEDIFKDNFDELDNSREIVQQLIDEYHAATRPDYISWGTQEQ; this is encoded by the exons ATGCCGCGGGAGATCATCACCCTGCAGCTGGGCCAGTGCGGCAACCAGA TCGGGTTCGAGttctggaagcagctctgcGCCGAGCACGGCATCAGCCCCGAGGGCATCGTGGAAGAGTTCGCCACTGAGGGCACCGACCGCAAGGACGTCTTCTTTTACCAG GCAGATGATGAGCACTACATCCCccgggctgtgctgctggaccTGGAGCCCCGCGTCATCCACTCCATCCTCAACTCCCCTTATGCCAACCTTTACAACCCAGAAAACATCTACCTGTCCGAGCACGGAGGGGGAGCTGGGAACAACTGGGCCAGTGGCTTCTCGCAG GGAGAAAAGATTCATGAAGATATTTTTGACATAATAGACAGAGAGGCTGATGGGAGTGACAGTTTGGAA GGGTTTGTGCTTTGCCACTCCATTGCTGGTGGAacaggctctgggctgggctcGTACCTCCTGGAGAGACTCAATGACAG GTATCCCAAGAAACTGGTGGAGACCTACTCAGTGTTCCCAAACCAGGATGAGATGAGCGATGTTGTAGTCCAGCCATACAACTCTCTGCTGACACTGAAGAGGCTGACTCAGAACGCTGACTGTGTG GTCGTTCTGGACAACACAGCCTTGAATCGGATCGCGACAGACCGGCTGCACATTCAGAACCCGTCGTTCTCGCAGATCAACCAGCTG GTCTCCACCATCATGTCTGCCAGCACCACCACGCTCAGGTATCCTGGGTACATGAACAACGACCTCATCGGGCTGATCGCCTCACTGATCCCCACGCCCCGGCTGCACTTCCTCATGACGGGGTACACGCCACTCACCACCGACCAGTCG GTGGCCAGTGTGAGGAAAACCACAGTCCTGGACGTGATGAGAAGGTTGCTGCAGCCTAAAAACGTGATGGTGTCCACAGGGCGAGACAGGCAGACCAACCACTGCTACATCGCCATCCTCAACATCATCCAGGGGGAGGTGGATCCTACACAG GTTCACAAGAGTCTGCAGCGGATCCGGGAGAGGAAGTTGGCAAACTTCATCCCCTGGGGCCCTGCCAGCATCCAGGTGGCTTTGTCCCGCAAGTCCCCTTACCTGCCGTCTGCTCACCGCGTCAGTGGGCTCATGATGGCAAACCACACCAACATCTCCTCG ctcttcGAGCGGACGTGCCGGCAGTACGACAAACTGCGCAAGCGGGAGGCCTTCCTGGAGCAGTTCCGCAAGGAAGACATCTTCAAGGACAACTTCGACGAGCTGGACAACTCCCGGGAGATCGTGCAGCAGCTGATCGATGAGTATCATGCAGCCACACGCCCTGACTACATCTCCTGGGGCACGCAGGAACAGTGA
- the PLEKHH3 gene encoding pleckstrin homology domain-containing family H member 3 isoform X1, translated as MPFPGGLWWLLCCRRGFTLLRRDYGEAEREADGEAEEEEEASFELRAQGDQGSLEVSLSQPTRSSSGSERSLLVAEEMRSLIVEKGPGPVEDDPDALVKGWLQREMRGCMKTPWIRPRKYWFVLTPDSLDYYSSNEKGARRLGSLVLTSLCSVLWPDKQLYKETGYWSVTVFGRKHCYRLYTEHLNEAVRWVCAVQKVIDSKAPVQTPTQLLIRDVEEHRDSPEVLKQIYCCNPILRYTSGPLYAPLLPFPYGSLDQSAPGPRSYTTLRDEAVKLFNSLQQLESERDPVPLMQGVLQTCLDLPPLVDEIYCQLVKQTTEPPAPGGQGDLHYWQLLTCMSCTFLPSPPVLRFLRFHLDRTENRFPASEMAKYACFIREALGKTKGRECVPSLEEILVLMQRQEMICTVHCPGAPACSVAISSHTTAEEVAQELVSRLGLSQSPNLFALYEQSRRREQPVGSATLLADVLTRFENLAGEDREQDPPCRLCFKHYGFLDTDNVPRDSLEFALLFEQAHEMVLRGYVPTSEETLQTLAALRLQSLNSDFSTHAPFPRLEELFPPHVLHARLPPPPHRPPSKCRGARLRAGLLASGLWGQALAKQRAERDQRLRGRLREEGASTMAAIVEKWKLLQGMGRPEAMAAYVALVREWPGFGSTLFDVDLHAVRPRLGVGQGQPWQWATLTPLSSQSPVGSGPQRLWLGIGAKAVSLYKPGEPEPLDSFCYGRISSFGASDSSTFRLSVEDRDLLFETSQVDEIAQLLNTYLASAGAQRLPRPQEPPTSPPTSEPTVLPQGLCPGAGPWQHQPPVGSSHS; from the exons ggaTCCCTGGAGGTGAGCCTGAGCCAGCCCACCCGCAGCAGCAGCGGCTCAGAGCG GTCCCTGCTTGTTGCGGAGGAGATGCGCAGCCTCATCGTGGAGAAGGGCCCAGGGCCAGTGGAGGATGACCCTGATGCTCTTGTGAAAG gctggctgcagcGGGAGATGCGGGGCTGCATGAAGACCCCCTGGATCCGTCCTCGGAAGTACTGGTTTGTGCTAACACCTGACTCCCTGGACTACTACAGCAGCAACGAGAAGGGGGCCAGGAGGCTGGGCTCCCTTGTGCTCAccagcctctgctctgtgctctggcCGGACAAGCAGCTCTACAAGGAGACTG GCTACTGGAGTGTGACGGTGTTTGGCAGGAAGCATTGCTACCGCCTGTACACGGAGCACCTGAACGAGGCTGTGCGCTGGGTGTGCGCCGTGCAGAAGGTCATTGACAGCAAAGCGCCTGTCCAAACGCCCACCCAGCTGCTCATTCGTGATGTGGAG GAGCACAGAGACAGCCCTGAGGTTCTGAAGCAGATCTATTGCTGCAACCCCATCCTGCGCTACACCAGTGGCCCCCTCTATGCTCCCCTGCTGCCCTTCCCCTATGGCAGCCTGGACCAAAGCG cccctggcccCCGCAGCTACACCACGCTGCGCGACGAGGCTGTGAAGCTCTTCaactcactgcagcagctggagtcAGAGCGGGACCCAGTGCCGCTGATGCAGGGTGTCCTGCAGACCTGCCTGGACCTGCCGCCGCTGGTGGATGAGATCTACTGCCAGCTGGTGAAGCAGACTACGGAGCCGCCGGCGCCGGGCGGGCAGGGCGACCTGCACTACTGGCAGCTCCTCACCTGCATGAGCTGcaccttcctgccctccccGCCTGTCCTGCGCTTCCTGCGCTTCCACCTGGACAG GACAGAGAACCGTTTCCCTGCCTCGGAGATGGCCAAGTACGCCTGCTTCATCCGGGAGGCGCTGGGAAAGACGAAGGGGAGGGAGTGCGTGCCCTCTCTGGAGGAGATCCTGGTGCTGATGCAGCGGCAAGAGATGATCTGCACAGTGCACTGCCCTGGGGCGCCCGCCTGCAGTGTGGCCATCAGTTCCCACACCACAGCCGAGGAG GTGGCCCAGGAGCTTGTGTCACGCCTGGGGCTGTCCCAGAGCCCCAACCTCTTTGCGCTCTACGAGCAGTCCCGGCGACGGGAGCAGCCAGTGGGCAGTGCCACACTGCTGGCTGATGTCCTCACCAGGTTTGAAAA cctggctggagaGGACCGGGAGCAAGACCCACCGTGCCGGCTCTGCTTCAAGCACTACGGCTTCCTGGACACGGACAACGTCCCACGGGACAGCCTGGAGTTTGCCCTCCTCTTTGAGCAG GCGCACGAGATGGTGCTGCGGGGCTACGTGCCCACATCAGAGGAGACGCTGCAGACACTGGCGGCCCTGCGCCTGCAGAGTCTCAACAGTGACTTCTCCACCCACGCACCCTTCCCGCGCCTGGAGGAGCTCTTCCCGCCCCATGTGCTGCATGCCCGGTTGCCGCCCCCGCCCCACCGGCCCCCCAGCAAGTGCCGGGGGGCCCGGCTGCGCGCAGGGCTGCTGGCCAGTGGGCTCTGGGGTCAGGCGCTGGCCAAGCAACGGGCGGAGCGGGACCAGCGCCTGCGGGGCCGCCTGCGTGAGGAGGGGGCCAGCACCATGGCTGCCATTGTAGAGAagtggaagctgctgcagggcatGGGCCGGCCCGAGGCCATGGCCGCCTACGTGGCCTTGGTGCGGGAGTGGCCTGGCTTCGGCTCCACACTCTTCGATGTCGACCTGCATGCGGTGAGGCCCCGGCTGGGCgtggggcaggggcagccctggcagtgggCAACCCTGACACCCCTCTCCTCGCAGAGCCCGGTGGGCTCTGGGCCCCAGCGCCTGTGGCTGGGCATCGGGGCCAAGGCCGTCTCGCTCTACAAGCCGGGAGAGCCCGAGCCCTTGGACAGCTTCTGCTATGGCCGCATCTCCTCCTTCGGTGCCTCTGACAGCAGCACCTTCCGCCTCTCTGTGGAGGATCGAGACCTGCTCTTTGAGACCTCCCAG GTGGATGAGATCGCCCAGCTCCTCAACACGTACCTCGCCTCTGCAGGTGCCCAGCGGCTGCCCCGGCCCCAGGAGCCTCCCACCAGTCCCCCCACCTCGGAGCCCACTGTGCTGCCGCAggggctctgccctggggccgggccctggcagcaccagccACCAGTGGGTTCCTCCCACAGCTAG
- the LOC104697817 gene encoding homologous-pairing protein 2 homolog, with protein MSKGREAAAGGGATAVLLRYLREQNRPYSAQDAFGNLQREHGLGKAAVVKALEQLAQQGRVREKVYGKQKIYFADQEQLPAASDAELRELDGEIAARSSQLQALQQSCRHMEAELKDLNSSMTTPEIGGEIEALRKDCASYTEKLERIKSATNHVTPEEKEKVCREQQLYRREWRRRKRMATELLDAILEGYPKSKKQFFEEVGIETDEDHGVVLPATV; from the exons ATGAGTAAAGGGCGCGAGGCCGCGGCGGGCG GAGGCGCCACCGCTGTCCTGCTGCGGTACCTGCGGGAGCAGAACCGCCCGTACAGCGCCCAGGATGCCTTCGGGAACCTGCAGCGGGAGCACGGGCTGGGCAAGGCG GCCGTGGTGAAGGCGCTGGAGCAGCTGGCGCAGCAGGGCCGCGTGCGTGAGAAGGTTTACGGGAAGCAGAAGATCTACTTCGCTGACCAG GAGCAGCTCCCGGCCGCCAGCGATGCGGAGCTCCGCGAGCTGGACGGGGAAATCGCCGCGCGCTCCTCCCAGCTGCAAGcgctgcagcagagctgccgGCACATGGAGGCGG AGCTGAAGGACTTGAACAGCTCCATGACAACCCCTGAGATTGGCGGGGAGATCGAGGCACTGAGGAAGGACTGTGCCAGTTACACGGAGAAACTGGAGAGGATTAAGTCTGCTACCAACCACGTGActccagaggaaaaagagaag GTGTgccgggagcagcagctgtaCCGCCGGGAGTGGCGCCGGAGGAAGCGGATG GCCACCGAGCTGCTGGATGCCATCCTGGAGGGGTACCCCAAGAGCAAGAAGCAATTCTTT GAGGAGGTTGGGATAGAGACGGATGAGGACCACGGCGTTGTGCTGCCAGCGACTGTGTGA
- the PLEKHH3 gene encoding pleckstrin homology domain-containing family H member 3 isoform X3, producing the protein MPFPGGLWWLLCCRRGFTLLRRDYGEAEREADGEAEEEEEASFELRAQGDQGSLEVSLSQPTRSSSGSERSLLVAEEMRSLIVEKGPGPVEDDPDALVKGWLQREMRGCMKTPWIRPRKYWFVLTPDSLDYYSSNEKGARRLGSLVLTSLCSVLWPDKQLYKETGYWSVTVFGRKHCYRLYTEHLNEAVRWVCAVQKVIDSKAPVQTPTQLLIRDVEEHRDSPEVLKQIYCCNPILRYTSGPLYAPLLPFPYGSLDQSAPGPRSYTTLRDEAVKLFNSLQQLESERDPVPLMQGVLQTCLDLPPLVDEIYCQLVKQTTEPPAPGGQGDLHYWQLLTCMSCTFLPSPPVLRFLRFHLDRTENRFPASEMAKYACFIREALGKTKGRECVPSLEEILVLMQRQEMICTVHCPGAPACSVAISSHTTAEEVAQELVSRLGLSQSPNLFALYEQSRRREQPVGSATLLADVLTRFENLAGEDREQDPPCRLCFKHYGFLDTDNVPRDSLEFALLFEQAHEMVLRGYVPTSEETLQTLAALRLQSLNSDFSTHAPFPRLEELFPPHVLHARLPPPPHRPPSKCRGARLRAGLLASGLWGQALAKQRAERDQRLRGRLREEGASTMAAIVEKWKLLQGMGRPEAMAAYVALVREWPGFGSTLFDVDLHASPVGSGPQRLWLGIGAKAVSLYKPGEPEPLDSFCYGRISSFGASDSSTFRLSVEDRDLLFETSQVDEIAQLLNTYLASAGAQRLPRPQEPPTSPPTSEPTVLPQGLCPGAGPWQHQPPVGSSHS; encoded by the exons ggaTCCCTGGAGGTGAGCCTGAGCCAGCCCACCCGCAGCAGCAGCGGCTCAGAGCG GTCCCTGCTTGTTGCGGAGGAGATGCGCAGCCTCATCGTGGAGAAGGGCCCAGGGCCAGTGGAGGATGACCCTGATGCTCTTGTGAAAG gctggctgcagcGGGAGATGCGGGGCTGCATGAAGACCCCCTGGATCCGTCCTCGGAAGTACTGGTTTGTGCTAACACCTGACTCCCTGGACTACTACAGCAGCAACGAGAAGGGGGCCAGGAGGCTGGGCTCCCTTGTGCTCAccagcctctgctctgtgctctggcCGGACAAGCAGCTCTACAAGGAGACTG GCTACTGGAGTGTGACGGTGTTTGGCAGGAAGCATTGCTACCGCCTGTACACGGAGCACCTGAACGAGGCTGTGCGCTGGGTGTGCGCCGTGCAGAAGGTCATTGACAGCAAAGCGCCTGTCCAAACGCCCACCCAGCTGCTCATTCGTGATGTGGAG GAGCACAGAGACAGCCCTGAGGTTCTGAAGCAGATCTATTGCTGCAACCCCATCCTGCGCTACACCAGTGGCCCCCTCTATGCTCCCCTGCTGCCCTTCCCCTATGGCAGCCTGGACCAAAGCG cccctggcccCCGCAGCTACACCACGCTGCGCGACGAGGCTGTGAAGCTCTTCaactcactgcagcagctggagtcAGAGCGGGACCCAGTGCCGCTGATGCAGGGTGTCCTGCAGACCTGCCTGGACCTGCCGCCGCTGGTGGATGAGATCTACTGCCAGCTGGTGAAGCAGACTACGGAGCCGCCGGCGCCGGGCGGGCAGGGCGACCTGCACTACTGGCAGCTCCTCACCTGCATGAGCTGcaccttcctgccctccccGCCTGTCCTGCGCTTCCTGCGCTTCCACCTGGACAG GACAGAGAACCGTTTCCCTGCCTCGGAGATGGCCAAGTACGCCTGCTTCATCCGGGAGGCGCTGGGAAAGACGAAGGGGAGGGAGTGCGTGCCCTCTCTGGAGGAGATCCTGGTGCTGATGCAGCGGCAAGAGATGATCTGCACAGTGCACTGCCCTGGGGCGCCCGCCTGCAGTGTGGCCATCAGTTCCCACACCACAGCCGAGGAG GTGGCCCAGGAGCTTGTGTCACGCCTGGGGCTGTCCCAGAGCCCCAACCTCTTTGCGCTCTACGAGCAGTCCCGGCGACGGGAGCAGCCAGTGGGCAGTGCCACACTGCTGGCTGATGTCCTCACCAGGTTTGAAAA cctggctggagaGGACCGGGAGCAAGACCCACCGTGCCGGCTCTGCTTCAAGCACTACGGCTTCCTGGACACGGACAACGTCCCACGGGACAGCCTGGAGTTTGCCCTCCTCTTTGAGCAG GCGCACGAGATGGTGCTGCGGGGCTACGTGCCCACATCAGAGGAGACGCTGCAGACACTGGCGGCCCTGCGCCTGCAGAGTCTCAACAGTGACTTCTCCACCCACGCACCCTTCCCGCGCCTGGAGGAGCTCTTCCCGCCCCATGTGCTGCATGCCCGGTTGCCGCCCCCGCCCCACCGGCCCCCCAGCAAGTGCCGGGGGGCCCGGCTGCGCGCAGGGCTGCTGGCCAGTGGGCTCTGGGGTCAGGCGCTGGCCAAGCAACGGGCGGAGCGGGACCAGCGCCTGCGGGGCCGCCTGCGTGAGGAGGGGGCCAGCACCATGGCTGCCATTGTAGAGAagtggaagctgctgcagggcatGGGCCGGCCCGAGGCCATGGCCGCCTACGTGGCCTTGGTGCGGGAGTGGCCTGGCTTCGGCTCCACACTCTTCGATGTCGACCTGCATGCG AGCCCGGTGGGCTCTGGGCCCCAGCGCCTGTGGCTGGGCATCGGGGCCAAGGCCGTCTCGCTCTACAAGCCGGGAGAGCCCGAGCCCTTGGACAGCTTCTGCTATGGCCGCATCTCCTCCTTCGGTGCCTCTGACAGCAGCACCTTCCGCCTCTCTGTGGAGGATCGAGACCTGCTCTTTGAGACCTCCCAG GTGGATGAGATCGCCCAGCTCCTCAACACGTACCTCGCCTCTGCAGGTGCCCAGCGGCTGCCCCGGCCCCAGGAGCCTCCCACCAGTCCCCCCACCTCGGAGCCCACTGTGCTGCCGCAggggctctgccctggggccgggccctggcagcaccagccACCAGTGGGTTCCTCCCACAGCTAG
- the RETREG3 gene encoding reticulophagy regulator 3 yields MAAAAAAGSGLGPGPGERQRRVQALSAALRCRLGPYEPLLGAVQAALVWERPGRSALCWAAVHGLFWFFALTSLRLLFLIALTLIVVVCLDQWKHKIWPEIGVARPDELDNESWGYVHPRLLGVPELCHHLAEGWVAGTNFLSNLFVFKRQSPGKFCLLVCGVFTFLAVLGRYIPGLLLSYLLLLFVLLWPLAVYHRLGQRMSLRLEPLLQRLDFSVRGYMIARQRERQLRGRALGQEATDDGSDSEEELAAFCPKLDDSMVAKELTISDSEHSDAEVSYTENGMFNLSRGQTPLTEGSEDLDGHSDPEESFARDLPDFPSINPEAIGIDDEDDTSIGIPSLAYRPQGTEDLQLPYEQEEFGTLPSVQNLTNNITGFVTRGMIQLALSGAPQAGSSRSTNPQRGAKTHLRAASSDLDTDAEGDDFELLDQSELNQLDPTGSRGQ; encoded by the exons atggcggcggcggcggcggcggggtcCGGGCTTGGGCCCGGGCCCGGCGAGCGGCAGCGGCGGGTGCAGGCGCTGAGCGCGGCACTGCGCTGCCGCCTCGGGCCCTACGAGCCACTGCTAGGCGCCGTGCAGGCCGCGCTGGTGTGGGAGCGACCGGGCCGCAGCGCGCTGTGCTGGGCGGCGGTGCACGGCCTGTTCTG GTTCTTTGCTCTGACTTCCCTTCGTTTGCTGTTCCTGATTGCACTTACCCTCATAGTAGTAGTGTGTCTAGACCAGTGGAAGCACAAAATCTGGCCAGAAATTGGCG TGGCAAGACCTGATGAATTAGACAATGAGAG CTGGGGATACGTCCACCCTCGGCTGCTCGGAGTGCCGGAGCTCTGTCATCATTTGGCTGAAGGATGGGTGGCTGGGACCAACTTCTTAAGTAATCTCTTCGTTTTCAAGAGGCAAAGTCCTGGCAAG TTTTGCCTTCTAGTGTGTGGAGTGTTCACTTTCCTGGCTGTCCTGGGCCGGTATATCCCTGGGCTCTTGCTCTCATACTTGCTGT TGCTCTTCGTCCTGCTGTGGCCCCTCGCCGTGtaccacaggctggggcagcgcATGTCCCTGCGGCTGGAGCCGCTGCTGCAGCGGCTGGATTTCAGCGTCCGGGGATACATGATAGCGAGGCAGCGGGAGAGGCAAC TGCGTGGCCGGGCCCTTGGTCAGGAGGCCACGGACGACGGGAGTGACAGCGAAGAGGAGCTGGCTGCATTCTGCCCCAAG ctgGATGACTCCATGGTCGCCAAGGAACTGACCATCTCTGACTCAGAGCATTCAGATGCTGAGGTTTCCTATACTGAAAATGGGATGTTTAACCTTTCAAGGGGCCAGACTCCCCTGACAGAGGGATCAGAAG acTTGGATGGTCACAGTGACCCAGAAGAATCTTTTGCCAGGGATCTCCCTGACTTCCCCTCCATAAACCCAGAAGCAATCGGCATAGATGATGAAGATGACACCAGCATTGGGATCCCGAGCCTGGCATACCGCCCACAAGGGACAGAGGATCTGCAGCTCCCATACGAGCAGGAGGAATTTGGCACACTGCCGTCAGTGCAGAATCTCACCAACAACATCACTGGCTTTGTCACCAGGGGTATGATCCAGCTGGCACTGTCAGGAGCCCCTCAGGCAGGCTCCTCACGCAGCACCAATCCTCAGAGAGGGGCAAAGACTCACCTCAGAGCGGCCAGTTCGGACTTGGACACTGACGCCGAAGGGGATGACTTTGAACTGCTGGATCAGTCTGAGCTGAACCAGCTGGATCCCACTGGCTCCCGGGGCCAGTAA
- the PLEKHH3 gene encoding pleckstrin homology domain-containing family H member 3 isoform X2 codes for MPFPGGLWWLLCCRRGFTLLRRDYGEAEREADGEAEEEEEASFELRAQGDQGSLEVSLSQPTRSSSGSERSLLVAEEMRSLIVEKGPGPVEDDPDALVKGWLQREMRGCMKTPWIRPRKYWFVLTPDSLDYYSSNEKGARRLGSLVLTSLCSVLWPDKQLYKETGYWSVTVFGRKHCYRLYTEHLNEAVRWVCAVQKVIDSKAPVQTPTQLLIRDVEEHRDSPEVLKQIYCCNPILRYTSGPLYAPLLPFPYGSLDQSAPGPRSYTTLRDEAVKLFNSLQQLESERDPVPLMQGVLQTCLDLPPLVDEIYCQLVKQTTEPPAPGGQGDLHYWQLLTCMSCTFLPSPPVLRFLRFHLDRTENRFPASEMAKYACFIREALGKTKGRECVPSLEEILVLMQRQEMICTVHCPGAPACSVAISSHTTAEEVAQELVSRLGLSQSPNLFALYEQSRRREQPVGSATLLADVLTSLAGEDREQDPPCRLCFKHYGFLDTDNVPRDSLEFALLFEQAHEMVLRGYVPTSEETLQTLAALRLQSLNSDFSTHAPFPRLEELFPPHVLHARLPPPPHRPPSKCRGARLRAGLLASGLWGQALAKQRAERDQRLRGRLREEGASTMAAIVEKWKLLQGMGRPEAMAAYVALVREWPGFGSTLFDVDLHAVRPRLGVGQGQPWQWATLTPLSSQSPVGSGPQRLWLGIGAKAVSLYKPGEPEPLDSFCYGRISSFGASDSSTFRLSVEDRDLLFETSQVDEIAQLLNTYLASAGAQRLPRPQEPPTSPPTSEPTVLPQGLCPGAGPWQHQPPVGSSHS; via the exons ggaTCCCTGGAGGTGAGCCTGAGCCAGCCCACCCGCAGCAGCAGCGGCTCAGAGCG GTCCCTGCTTGTTGCGGAGGAGATGCGCAGCCTCATCGTGGAGAAGGGCCCAGGGCCAGTGGAGGATGACCCTGATGCTCTTGTGAAAG gctggctgcagcGGGAGATGCGGGGCTGCATGAAGACCCCCTGGATCCGTCCTCGGAAGTACTGGTTTGTGCTAACACCTGACTCCCTGGACTACTACAGCAGCAACGAGAAGGGGGCCAGGAGGCTGGGCTCCCTTGTGCTCAccagcctctgctctgtgctctggcCGGACAAGCAGCTCTACAAGGAGACTG GCTACTGGAGTGTGACGGTGTTTGGCAGGAAGCATTGCTACCGCCTGTACACGGAGCACCTGAACGAGGCTGTGCGCTGGGTGTGCGCCGTGCAGAAGGTCATTGACAGCAAAGCGCCTGTCCAAACGCCCACCCAGCTGCTCATTCGTGATGTGGAG GAGCACAGAGACAGCCCTGAGGTTCTGAAGCAGATCTATTGCTGCAACCCCATCCTGCGCTACACCAGTGGCCCCCTCTATGCTCCCCTGCTGCCCTTCCCCTATGGCAGCCTGGACCAAAGCG cccctggcccCCGCAGCTACACCACGCTGCGCGACGAGGCTGTGAAGCTCTTCaactcactgcagcagctggagtcAGAGCGGGACCCAGTGCCGCTGATGCAGGGTGTCCTGCAGACCTGCCTGGACCTGCCGCCGCTGGTGGATGAGATCTACTGCCAGCTGGTGAAGCAGACTACGGAGCCGCCGGCGCCGGGCGGGCAGGGCGACCTGCACTACTGGCAGCTCCTCACCTGCATGAGCTGcaccttcctgccctccccGCCTGTCCTGCGCTTCCTGCGCTTCCACCTGGACAG GACAGAGAACCGTTTCCCTGCCTCGGAGATGGCCAAGTACGCCTGCTTCATCCGGGAGGCGCTGGGAAAGACGAAGGGGAGGGAGTGCGTGCCCTCTCTGGAGGAGATCCTGGTGCTGATGCAGCGGCAAGAGATGATCTGCACAGTGCACTGCCCTGGGGCGCCCGCCTGCAGTGTGGCCATCAGTTCCCACACCACAGCCGAGGAG GTGGCCCAGGAGCTTGTGTCACGCCTGGGGCTGTCCCAGAGCCCCAACCTCTTTGCGCTCTACGAGCAGTCCCGGCGACGGGAGCAGCCAGTGGGCAGTGCCACACTGCTGGCTGATGTCCTCACCAG cctggctggagaGGACCGGGAGCAAGACCCACCGTGCCGGCTCTGCTTCAAGCACTACGGCTTCCTGGACACGGACAACGTCCCACGGGACAGCCTGGAGTTTGCCCTCCTCTTTGAGCAG GCGCACGAGATGGTGCTGCGGGGCTACGTGCCCACATCAGAGGAGACGCTGCAGACACTGGCGGCCCTGCGCCTGCAGAGTCTCAACAGTGACTTCTCCACCCACGCACCCTTCCCGCGCCTGGAGGAGCTCTTCCCGCCCCATGTGCTGCATGCCCGGTTGCCGCCCCCGCCCCACCGGCCCCCCAGCAAGTGCCGGGGGGCCCGGCTGCGCGCAGGGCTGCTGGCCAGTGGGCTCTGGGGTCAGGCGCTGGCCAAGCAACGGGCGGAGCGGGACCAGCGCCTGCGGGGCCGCCTGCGTGAGGAGGGGGCCAGCACCATGGCTGCCATTGTAGAGAagtggaagctgctgcagggcatGGGCCGGCCCGAGGCCATGGCCGCCTACGTGGCCTTGGTGCGGGAGTGGCCTGGCTTCGGCTCCACACTCTTCGATGTCGACCTGCATGCGGTGAGGCCCCGGCTGGGCgtggggcaggggcagccctggcagtgggCAACCCTGACACCCCTCTCCTCGCAGAGCCCGGTGGGCTCTGGGCCCCAGCGCCTGTGGCTGGGCATCGGGGCCAAGGCCGTCTCGCTCTACAAGCCGGGAGAGCCCGAGCCCTTGGACAGCTTCTGCTATGGCCGCATCTCCTCCTTCGGTGCCTCTGACAGCAGCACCTTCCGCCTCTCTGTGGAGGATCGAGACCTGCTCTTTGAGACCTCCCAG GTGGATGAGATCGCCCAGCTCCTCAACACGTACCTCGCCTCTGCAGGTGCCCAGCGGCTGCCCCGGCCCCAGGAGCCTCCCACCAGTCCCCCCACCTCGGAGCCCACTGTGCTGCCGCAggggctctgccctggggccgggccctggcagcaccagccACCAGTGGGTTCCTCCCACAGCTAG